One Paramisgurnus dabryanus chromosome 8, PD_genome_1.1, whole genome shotgun sequence DNA window includes the following coding sequences:
- the cbln20 gene encoding cerebellin 20, translating into MRALLILSFLGCALAQNKTFSWDGQEQPSKNDTSENVCQTDAASCGCCLMQEQMKRMEMFFNMSLHELQSGLEKAHGILNNIRASRSAFSVALTDAPLCVGPYRSDSVVKYGSVFINLGDGYSSNTGAFVAPRSGVYNLALTVYSDAGAPGARLAACARLRVNGRTLATLNENNLQDQEDSVSAVLAVQLHAGDAVDVLLPTGCFLCDDNSHYNTFTGFLLYTTD; encoded by the exons ATGAGGG CCCTTCTGATTTTGAGTTTTCTGGGATGTGCGCTGGCACAGAACAAGACTTTTTCATGGGATGGtcaagaacaacccagtaagaATGATACCAGTGAGAATG TTTGTCAGACTGATGCAGCATCATGTGGCTGCTGTCTGATGCAGGAGCAGATGAAGAGGATGGAGATGTTCTTCAACATGAGCTTACATGAACTACAGAGCGGCCTGGAGAAAGCTCACggcattttaaacaatattcGTG CCAGTCGCAGTGCCTTCTCCGTGGCCCTCACCGATGCACCCCTCTGCGTGGGACCGTATCGCAGCGACTCTGTGGTGAAGTATGGAagtgtatttattaatttaggaGACGGCTACAGTTCCAACACCGGTGCCTTTGTAGCTCCACGCTCCGGCGTCTACAACCTGGCACTTACCGTGTATAGTGATGCTGGTGCTCCTGGAGCAAGACTTGCTGCCTGCGCTCGACTCCGGGTGAATGGGCGCACGCTGGCAACGCTGAATGAAAACAATCTTCAAGATCAGGAGGACAGTGTTAGCGCTGTGTTAGCAGTGCAGCTACATGCAGGGGACGCAGTGGATGTTCTTCTGCCGACCGGTTGCTTTTTGTGTGATGATAACAGCCATTACAATACTTTCACCGGCTTTCTGCTCTATACAACTGATTAG